The genome window GCAGACGGTCGCTTTCGGCTTCAATTTCCGAGAGGATTTCGAGCGCGGCTCGCTCGTTGCCGATGATGCGCGCGATGCTTCCCTCATCGTCGCGGCTCTTTTCCCGAAGCTTAAGCGCAGACGCCGGAGAGGAAGCTCCTCCGGGAAGCTTCATTTCCGGCGTCGGATTTTCTGCTGCTAAACGTTCCGTCACGAGAGATCCGGGAGGATGAAGAGAGATCAGTCGTAGCCGAGCGTCTTCAGAGCCTTGACGTCGTCGGACCAGCCGCGGCGCACGCGCACCCAGACTTCAAGGTGCACGGGGCAGCCGAGCTGTTCAGCAATGTCCGCGCGTGCAAGACGCGAAATTTCACGGAGCTTCGCTCCCTTTTCGCCGATCACGATCGGCTTGTGGCTCTCGCGATCCACAATGAGCGTAGCGACGATGTCCGCATGACGTTCGCCATTTTCCTCCGTTTCCTTCCAGCGGTCGATCGTGACCGCCGTGCCGTAGGGAAGCTCGTCGCCCAACAGCCTGAAAGCCTTCTCGCGAATCGTTTCGGCCGCAATGAAGCGCGGGGACTTGTCCGTATAGAGCTCGGGGTCAAAGTACGGAATGCTCTCCGGAAGAAGCTTCTCGATTTCCTTGAGAAGATCATCGAGCTGACGGTGCTTCTCTGCCGATACCGGCACGATGGAAGCGAAGGGGAAGCGCCGCATGGAATCTGCCATGAGCGGAAGCATCGCGTTTCTATCCTTCGCAAGATCCGTCTTGCTGATGGCGAGAATGACGTTCGAAGCGTCCTTCGGAATGAGCGAAAGCACCTCGAGGTCGGCAGGCCGCCAGCCGGAAGACTCAATCAGGAGCACGATCGCATCCACTTCGCCCAGCGTCGAGCGAACGGAGCGGTTCATGCGGCGCGTAAGCTGAGTCTTCACTTTCGTCTGGAAGCCCGGCGTATCAACGAAGATGAACTGCGCCATCTCGGTCGTCAGCACCCCGAGCACGCGATTGCGGGTGGTCTGCGGCTTCTTCGAGGTGATCGAAACCTTTTCGCCCACGAGCGCGTTGATCAGGGTCGACTTGCCCACATTCGGGCGCCCCACCACCGCCACATAGCCGCAGCGAAAGCCTTCGGGAACCTTCACGGAATTGAGCGCGCCCGCACGGGCAAGCATCGCTTCAAAGTCGTTCTCTGACGCCGGAGCGGGCTCCTGCGTTTCAGGAACTTCCTGCGGGTTCTTCATCTCTTTAGTCATTTCGAGCGCTCCTTCACGAGGGCTAGTGCCGTCTCGGCGGCTGCCTGCTCGGCAGCACGGCGGCTCGCTGCCTTTCCGGTTGTAACGATATTGAGGGAATGGATGCGGCACTCGCATTCGAACGAACGCTCATGGGCCGCGCCCGTCGTATTGACGATGGCATATTCAGGACGCGGAAGATGCTCGCCCTGCAGAAGTTCCTGCAGGCGCGTCTTCGGGTCCTTGCTCATCTTTTCCGGCGTGAGCGCCGTGAGAATCGG of Sutterella faecalis contains these proteins:
- the era gene encoding GTPase Era; the encoded protein is MTKEMKNPQEVPETQEPAPASENDFEAMLARAGALNSVKVPEGFRCGYVAVVGRPNVGKSTLINALVGEKVSITSKKPQTTRNRVLGVLTTEMAQFIFVDTPGFQTKVKTQLTRRMNRSVRSTLGEVDAIVLLIESSGWRPADLEVLSLIPKDASNVILAISKTDLAKDRNAMLPLMADSMRRFPFASIVPVSAEKHRQLDDLLKEIEKLLPESIPYFDPELYTDKSPRFIAAETIREKAFRLLGDELPYGTAVTIDRWKETEENGERHADIVATLIVDRESHKPIVIGEKGAKLREISRLARADIAEQLGCPVHLEVWVRVRRGWSDDVKALKTLGYD